A stretch of the Paucidesulfovibrio longus DSM 6739 genome encodes the following:
- a CDS encoding DEAD/DEAH box helicase, with protein MNFDSFSFDERIRSGIRACGYVSPTPIQGRAIPDVLAGHDVLGLAQTGTGKTAAFVLPILQRLLNTDAPKQGPVRVLVLAPTRELALQIHESFVALGKQTGIRSSAVFGGVGVVPQIKALSRSTVCVACPGRLLDLLNRGDADLSQVETLVIDEADRMFDMGFLPDLRRILGRLPRDRQNLLFSATMPREIRSLADGVLRNPVTVQVDNNAPAKTVSHALYPVPSHLKPNLLEALLRKTEHDCVLVFTRTKHRAKSLARKLENRGWAATSLQGNLSQNRRQEALEGFRRGSYRIMVATDIAARGIDCEKISHVINFDLPDTAETYTHRIGRTGRAERSGEALTLVTGEDELQVRAIERILGSSIERRKLDGFDYSAAGQRPDPRDEARGPARNAGRNNGRDNGRNAGRGGGRGAGRSSAQPRAAREASGQERGTEGRAARSVSDDRIARDNPYARTLPPLEQPQRAGAARSGPARSRDGEEDQGAGRSRRGRRGGRGKSRNAAQGAPQRRNA; from the coding sequence GTGAATTTTGATTCCTTTTCGTTCGACGAGCGCATCCGCTCGGGCATCCGCGCTTGCGGTTACGTTTCCCCCACCCCCATCCAGGGACGCGCCATTCCGGACGTCCTCGCCGGTCACGACGTTCTCGGCCTGGCCCAGACCGGAACCGGCAAGACCGCGGCCTTCGTGCTGCCCATCCTGCAACGTCTGCTGAATACCGACGCGCCCAAGCAAGGCCCGGTGCGCGTTCTCGTGCTCGCGCCGACCCGCGAGCTGGCGCTCCAGATCCATGAGAGCTTCGTGGCCCTGGGCAAACAGACCGGCATCCGCAGCTCCGCCGTTTTCGGCGGCGTGGGCGTGGTTCCCCAGATCAAGGCGCTTTCCCGCTCCACGGTCTGCGTGGCCTGCCCGGGCCGACTTCTCGACCTGCTCAATCGCGGCGACGCCGATCTTTCCCAGGTGGAAACCCTGGTCATCGACGAAGCGGACCGCATGTTCGACATGGGCTTTCTGCCGGACCTGCGCCGGATTCTCGGCCGCCTCCCGCGCGACCGTCAGAACCTGCTCTTCTCCGCCACCATGCCGCGCGAGATCCGCTCGCTGGCCGACGGCGTCCTGCGCAACCCGGTGACCGTGCAGGTGGACAACAACGCGCCGGCCAAGACCGTCAGCCACGCGCTCTACCCCGTGCCCTCGCACCTCAAGCCCAATCTGCTGGAGGCGCTCCTGCGCAAGACCGAGCACGACTGCGTGCTCGTCTTCACCCGCACCAAGCACCGCGCCAAATCGCTGGCCCGCAAGCTTGAGAACCGGGGCTGGGCCGCCACTTCGCTCCAGGGCAACCTCTCGCAGAACCGCCGCCAGGAGGCCCTGGAAGGGTTCCGGCGCGGCAGCTACCGCATCATGGTCGCCACGGACATCGCGGCGCGCGGCATCGACTGCGAAAAGATCTCCCACGTGATCAACTTCGACCTGCCGGACACGGCGGAAACCTATACCCACCGCATCGGCCGCACCGGCCGGGCCGAGCGCAGCGGCGAAGCCCTGACCCTGGTCACGGGCGAGGACGAGCTCCAGGTGCGCGCCATCGAGCGCATCCTGGGCAGCAGCATCGAGCGCCGCAAGCTGGACGGCTTCGACTACAGCGCCGCCGGACAGCGCCCGGATCCGCGCGACGAGGCCAGAGGCCCCGCGCGCAACGCCGGACGCAACAATGGCCGCGATAACGGTCGGAACGCCGGCCGGGGCGGCGGGCGCGGCGCAGGTCGAAGCTCCGCGCAGCCCCGCGCGGCCCGGGAGGCTTCCGGACAGGAGCGCGGCACCGAAGGCCGCGCCGCTCGAAGCGTTTCGGACGACCGCATCGCACGGGACAATCCCTACGCGCGTACGCTGCCTCCCCTGGAGCAGCCGCAGCGCGCGGGCGCGGCCCGCAGCGGACCCGCCCGCAGCCGCGACGGCGAGGAAGATCAGGGAGCCGGACGTTCCCGCCGCGGCAGACGCGGCGGCCGGGGAAAATCCCGGAACGCCGCCCAGGGCGCCCCGCAGCGCCGCAACGCGTAA
- a CDS encoding glycosyltransferase produces the protein MSSPEKIRVAYVIGGLPFGGVENWLYDLGLAFQDDPDVEAHIVNVSGTGRKTREFFDAGLHVVCTADSKKVLKTQRLSTASNVRKELVRIRPHIVHTLQFSGDYFGRLAAWGLGVPVITHIRNVKSERKLHRRLINKLLSFRTDLYLSVSKAALETIRREHNLARRPMQVLYNAVDPSKLDVPAHDLQALFGLDGPVILGVGRLVEQKNFDKLLRAFALVLKDIPDAGLVILGDGPLRNDLEQLKSQLGLDGRAVLAGYRPNSEVPRFLRAASLLAMPSDYEGLPVTHVEAMFCGLPAVISEHVPSIEIASECSLVCTTEPESIAARLVELLSNPSRCTEMSVSAKRLAENYTMTRYVARLKDIYRTLLGEGS, from the coding sequence ATGTCCAGTCCTGAAAAAATCCGGGTCGCCTACGTCATCGGCGGATTGCCCTTCGGCGGGGTGGAAAACTGGCTCTACGACCTGGGGCTCGCGTTCCAGGACGATCCGGACGTGGAGGCGCACATCGTCAACGTGTCCGGAACGGGCCGCAAGACCCGGGAATTTTTCGACGCCGGGCTGCACGTGGTCTGCACCGCGGACAGCAAGAAGGTTCTCAAGACCCAGCGGCTCTCCACGGCGAGCAACGTGCGCAAGGAACTGGTGCGCATCCGCCCCCACATCGTGCACACGCTCCAGTTTTCCGGCGACTATTTCGGCAGGCTGGCCGCCTGGGGCCTCGGCGTCCCGGTCATCACCCACATCCGAAACGTCAAAAGCGAGCGCAAGCTGCACCGCCGCCTGATCAACAAGCTGCTCTCCTTTCGCACGGACCTCTATCTTTCCGTATCCAAGGCCGCCCTGGAAACCATCCGGCGCGAACACAACCTCGCCCGCAGGCCCATGCAGGTGCTCTACAACGCTGTGGATCCGAGCAAGCTCGACGTGCCCGCGCACGATCTCCAGGCGCTCTTCGGGCTGGACGGTCCCGTGATCCTGGGCGTGGGGCGGCTGGTGGAGCAGAAGAATTTCGACAAGCTGCTGCGGGCTTTCGCCCTGGTCCTGAAGGACATTCCGGACGCCGGGCTGGTCATCCTGGGCGATGGTCCCCTGCGCAACGACCTGGAGCAGCTCAAGAGCCAGCTCGGCCTGGACGGCAGGGCCGTGCTCGCGGGGTATCGGCCCAACTCCGAGGTGCCGCGCTTTTTGCGGGCGGCCTCGCTGCTGGCCATGCCCTCGGACTACGAGGGGCTGCCCGTGACCCATGTGGAGGCGATGTTCTGCGGGCTGCCCGCGGTCATCTCGGAGCACGTTCCGTCCATCGAAATCGCGTCCGAGTGTTCCCTCGTCTGCACCACCGAGCCGGAAAGCATCGCGGCCCGGCTCGTGGAACTGCTTTCGAACCCGTCTCGCTGCACGGAAATGTCCGTAAGTGCGAAGCGCCTCGCCGAGAACTACACCATGACCCGGTACGTGGCCCGGCTCAAGGACATCTACCGGACCCTGCTCGGCGAAGGCTCCTAG
- a CDS encoding glycosyltransferase family 2 protein produces MTTLFIQIPCYNEEQSLPVALAALPREIPGVDEVRWLIIDDGSTDRTVEVAKAHGVDHVVRHTRNLGLAKAFMTGLNACLELGADIIVNTDADNQYCADCIPDLVAPILRQEADMVVGARPITEIEHFSPLKKMLQKIGSWVIRKVSSTPVQDAPSGFRAFTRRAAMRLNVFSEYTYTLETIIQAGQARMAVISVPVEVNEKLRESRLMKSMLSYLRKSLSTTLRIFVTYRPVKFFMGVGGVLFGMGGLLCLRWLVLYLMGTDRAHVPSLILAAILLLSGFVCVAMGVLGELTAVNRKLLEDVRQRVMRLELDGVKPRARDGE; encoded by the coding sequence ATGACCACCCTGTTCATCCAGATTCCCTGCTACAACGAAGAGCAATCCCTGCCCGTGGCCCTGGCCGCGCTGCCGCGCGAGATTCCCGGCGTGGACGAAGTCCGCTGGCTGATCATCGACGACGGGAGCACGGACCGCACCGTGGAGGTGGCCAAGGCCCACGGCGTGGACCACGTGGTGCGCCACACCCGCAACCTCGGACTGGCCAAGGCCTTCATGACCGGGCTGAACGCCTGCCTGGAGCTGGGCGCGGACATCATCGTGAACACCGACGCGGACAACCAGTACTGCGCGGACTGCATTCCCGACCTCGTGGCCCCGATCCTGCGCCAGGAGGCGGACATGGTCGTGGGCGCGCGGCCCATCACGGAAATCGAACACTTTTCGCCCCTGAAGAAGATGCTTCAGAAGATCGGATCGTGGGTCATCCGCAAGGTCAGCTCCACGCCCGTGCAGGACGCGCCGAGCGGCTTTCGGGCCTTCACCCGCCGCGCGGCCATGCGCCTGAACGTCTTCAGCGAATACACCTACACCCTGGAAACCATCATCCAGGCCGGACAGGCCCGCATGGCCGTGATCTCGGTGCCCGTGGAGGTCAACGAGAAGCTGCGCGAGTCGCGGCTGATGAAGAGCATGCTTTCCTATCTGCGCAAGTCGCTCTCCACCACGCTGCGCATCTTCGTGACCTACCGGCCCGTGAAGTTCTTCATGGGCGTGGGCGGCGTGCTGTTCGGAATGGGCGGGCTGCTCTGCCTGCGCTGGCTCGTGCTCTACCTCATGGGCACGGACAGGGCGCACGTGCCCAGCCTGATCCTCGCCGCGATCCTGCTGCTCTCCGGCTTCGTCTGCGTGGCCATGGGCGTGCTGGGCGAGCTGACCGCCGTGAACCGCAAGCTGCTCGAAGACGTCCGCCAGCGGGTCATGCGGCTCGAGCTGGACGGGGTCAAGCCCCGCGCCAGGGACGGCGAGTAA
- the corA gene encoding magnesium/cobalt transporter CorA → MFDFLKWREVKSHQPPGTLIYAGREHGFSPTLLHFAYDENGLEETCLDPQGEKPVLEDGKTRFLLLSGVHDSGIMLRVGEWFGMHSLLLEDVMNTTQRPHMELPEDGIFLVLRDVSFDPEEIKLQSQQLCLFLTGNTVVAFQEDESPRWEGVLGRLRKGRGRMRGAGPEYLLIALLDAVVDRKYVTLGSMSEAAQDLEDRLDGKPSEECLLELYRLKREVILLRNLTLPTRDILDKLGDPDEELLSPDVLPYLHDVRGHSAQVADAVQALHEILTGMLDVQISLQGMRMNSVMKLLTLIATIFIPLTFLAGIYGMNFEFMPELRWRFGYPALLLLMSVVAGSMLLYFKRKDWL, encoded by the coding sequence ATGTTCGACTTTCTGAAATGGCGCGAGGTCAAGAGCCACCAGCCGCCCGGCACCCTGATCTACGCCGGGCGCGAACACGGCTTCTCGCCCACGCTGCTGCACTTCGCCTACGACGAAAACGGCCTGGAAGAGACCTGCCTTGATCCGCAAGGGGAAAAGCCCGTCCTGGAAGACGGCAAGACCCGGTTTCTGCTGCTTTCCGGCGTGCACGACAGCGGCATCATGCTCCGGGTGGGCGAATGGTTCGGAATGCATTCCCTGCTGCTGGAAGACGTGATGAACACCACGCAGCGGCCGCACATGGAGCTTCCGGAGGACGGCATCTTTCTGGTCCTGCGGGACGTGAGCTTCGACCCGGAGGAAATCAAGCTCCAGTCCCAGCAGCTCTGCCTGTTCCTGACGGGCAACACCGTGGTCGCCTTCCAGGAGGACGAATCGCCCCGCTGGGAAGGGGTGCTCGGCCGCCTGCGCAAGGGGCGCGGGCGCATGCGCGGGGCCGGGCCGGAATATCTGCTCATCGCCCTGCTCGACGCGGTCGTGGACCGCAAATACGTCACCCTGGGCAGCATGAGCGAGGCGGCCCAGGATCTGGAAGACCGGCTCGACGGCAAGCCCAGCGAGGAATGCCTGCTGGAGCTTTACCGCCTCAAGCGCGAGGTCATCCTGCTGCGCAACCTGACTCTGCCCACGCGGGACATCCTGGACAAGCTCGGCGACCCGGACGAGGAGCTGCTCTCGCCCGACGTCCTGCCCTACCTGCACGACGTGCGCGGACACTCGGCCCAGGTCGCGGACGCGGTCCAGGCCCTGCACGAAATCCTGACCGGGATGCTCGACGTGCAGATCTCGCTCCAGGGCATGCGCATGAACAGCGTGATGAAGCTGCTCACGCTCATCGCCACCATCTTCATCCCCCTGACCTTCCTGGCGGGCATCTACGGCATGAACTTCGAGTTCATGCCGGAGCTGCGCTGGCGTTTCGGGTATCCCGCCCTGCTGCTGCTCATGAGCGTGGTCGCGGGCAGCATGCTCCTGTACTTCAAGCGCAAGGATTGGCTCTGA
- a CDS encoding mechanosensitive ion channel family protein yields MPSPLPQERIAELTDSFASWVGLSSPGQQILAGILLAAVALVLFLGLSLWLLRVSWRRTESWAERRSGGMDPEIMSHTRSWLRNLLLLTSLRAALHFVPFGPVSERWIGHIFLAALTVTTISLSFSGFRFSLELYLRRRGSSLAEHKSRVLLPVVKGVAYILAAVFLLDNYGVEIGTIMAGLGVAGVAVGFAAQAVLGDLFSYFAILFDRPFQIGDFILVNDQIRGNIEHIGLKTSRIRSLDGEQIIISNTDLTSSRVKNYRRMTRRRAVFFFGVVYSTPHDVLAAIPGWVREIISEVPRCEFDRAHFFRFGDSSLDFEVVYFLNTPEYLDYMDAQQAIHLGLVRRFEQEGVDFAFPTRTVHLAGNTPPPPRS; encoded by the coding sequence ATGCCATCCCCCCTGCCCCAAGAACGCATCGCCGAATTGACGGACAGCTTCGCCTCCTGGGTCGGCCTTTCGTCCCCCGGCCAGCAAATCCTGGCCGGAATCCTGCTCGCTGCCGTCGCCCTGGTCCTCTTCCTCGGCCTTTCCCTCTGGCTGCTGCGCGTTTCCTGGCGCAGGACAGAAAGCTGGGCCGAGCGGCGCAGCGGAGGCATGGACCCGGAAATCATGTCCCACACGCGCAGCTGGCTGCGCAATCTCCTGCTGCTGACCTCCCTGCGCGCCGCGCTGCATTTCGTGCCCTTCGGGCCGGTATCGGAACGCTGGATCGGCCACATCTTCCTCGCGGCACTGACCGTGACCACCATCAGCCTGAGCTTTTCGGGCTTCCGCTTCTCGCTGGAACTCTATCTCCGGCGGCGCGGCTCCTCGCTTGCCGAACACAAGAGCCGCGTGCTCCTGCCCGTGGTCAAGGGCGTGGCCTACATCCTGGCCGCGGTCTTCCTGCTCGACAACTACGGGGTCGAGATCGGAACGATCATGGCGGGCCTGGGCGTGGCCGGCGTGGCCGTGGGCTTTGCGGCGCAGGCCGTGCTCGGCGATCTCTTCAGCTATTTCGCCATCCTTTTCGACCGCCCCTTCCAGATCGGGGACTTCATCCTGGTCAACGACCAGATCCGCGGCAACATCGAGCACATCGGGCTGAAGACCTCGCGCATCCGCAGCCTGGACGGCGAGCAGATCATCATCTCCAACACGGACCTGACCAGTTCCAGGGTCAAGAATTATCGGCGCATGACCCGGCGGCGGGCCGTGTTTTTCTTCGGCGTGGTCTATTCCACGCCCCACGACGTGCTCGCCGCCATTCCCGGCTGGGTCCGGGAAATCATCTCGGAGGTTCCCCGCTGCGAGTTCGACCGGGCGCACTTCTTCCGCTTCGGCGACTCCAGCCTGGACTTCGAGGTCGTCTATTTTTTGAACACTCCGGAATACCTCGACTACATGGACGCGCAACAGGCCATCCATCTCGGCCTTGTCCGCCGCTTCGAGCAGGAAGGCGTGGACTTCGCCTTCCCGACGCGCACCGTACACCTGGCCGGGAACACCCCGCCGCCGCCCAGGAGCTGA
- a CDS encoding response regulator: protein MLSIDEVSGEAMTILLVEDNDAHAELVIRGLREQQMLNRICHVQDGEEALDYLFRRGDYEDPEKSPRPGLILLDLRLPKIDGLEVLKTIKNNEEMRSIPVVILTTSEADSDVQDAYKRYANSYLVKPVDFSNFNSLLSDLGFYWLGWNHRAN from the coding sequence ATGCTGAGCATCGACGAGGTTTCCGGAGAGGCCATGACCATCCTGCTTGTTGAAGACAACGACGCCCACGCCGAACTTGTGATTCGCGGCCTGCGGGAGCAGCAGATGCTCAACCGCATCTGCCACGTGCAGGACGGCGAGGAGGCGCTGGACTACCTCTTCCGCAGGGGGGACTACGAAGACCCGGAAAAGAGCCCGCGTCCGGGCCTGATCCTGCTGGACCTGCGCCTCCCCAAGATCGACGGGCTCGAAGTTCTCAAGACCATCAAGAACAACGAGGAAATGCGCTCCATCCCCGTGGTCATCCTGACCACCAGCGAGGCGGACAGCGACGTGCAGGACGCCTACAAGCGCTACGCCAACAGCTACCTCGTCAAGCCCGTGGACTTCTCCAACTTCAACAGCCTGCTCTCGGACCTGGGCTTCTACTGGCTCGGCTGGAACCACCGGGCCAACTGA
- a CDS encoding cbb3-type cytochrome oxidase assembly protein yields the protein MPEGMWVLLGFSAFVISVGLVLLGWGLRSGQFRNVEQAKFEMLDDRDPAPWPTNEPGGHRD from the coding sequence ATGCCTGAAGGAATGTGGGTGCTGCTTGGTTTCAGCGCGTTCGTGATCAGCGTGGGCCTGGTCCTGTTGGGCTGGGGCCTGCGCAGCGGCCAGTTCCGCAACGTGGAGCAGGCCAAGTTCGAGATGCTCGACGACCGCGACCCCGCCCCCTGGCCGACGAATGAACCTGGAGGACACCGTGACTAA
- a CDS encoding hybrid sensor histidine kinase/response regulator, giving the protein MTEKARILIVDDQPFNIEVLSELLLVDFDISVAVNGPDALELVYGKTPPDLILLDIMMPGLDGYSVCRLLKSDPRSRDIPVLFVTAMSAPEDEAHGLELGAVDYITKPFSAPIVLARIKTHLSMASEKKMLELAVREHTRELRQAKEAAEQANKAKSAFLCNMSHELRTPLNGIIGMTQLLLGNDPTTEQEAFLMDALGAAQHLLALVEDLLQLSSLESGNVPFRPAEASLEESITPLLAMYGKQAMDKGLEFSWDIDPSVPDRLFMDAPKVRQVLINLLNNALRFTMHGEVEMTVYEWACETAPDGKGPAGLVLCFLIRDTGIGIPPDKLHDIFEAFSIGEDFMTKRHSRAGLGLAIANQLVKRMGGTIWLESVVGQGSNVFFTVPCRPCGEE; this is encoded by the coding sequence ATGACTGAAAAGGCACGCATTCTCATCGTGGACGACCAGCCGTTCAACATCGAAGTGCTCAGCGAGCTGTTGCTCGTGGATTTCGATATCAGCGTCGCTGTCAACGGGCCCGACGCCCTGGAGCTGGTCTACGGAAAAACGCCGCCGGACCTGATCCTGCTCGACATCATGATGCCCGGATTGGACGGGTACTCCGTATGCCGTCTGCTCAAGTCGGACCCGCGCTCGCGCGACATTCCGGTGCTCTTCGTCACGGCCATGAGCGCCCCGGAGGACGAAGCCCACGGCCTGGAACTCGGAGCCGTGGACTACATCACCAAACCCTTCAGCGCGCCCATCGTGCTTGCCCGCATCAAGACGCACCTGTCCATGGCCAGCGAAAAGAAAATGCTCGAGCTGGCGGTGCGCGAACACACACGGGAACTGCGCCAGGCCAAGGAGGCGGCGGAGCAGGCCAACAAGGCCAAGAGCGCCTTTCTCTGCAACATGAGCCACGAACTGCGCACGCCGCTCAACGGCATCATCGGCATGACCCAGCTTCTGCTCGGCAACGACCCCACCACCGAGCAGGAAGCCTTCCTCATGGACGCGCTCGGAGCGGCCCAGCATCTGCTCGCCCTGGTGGAAGACCTGCTCCAGCTCTCCTCGCTGGAATCGGGCAACGTGCCGTTCAGGCCCGCCGAGGCCAGCCTCGAAGAATCGATCACTCCGCTTCTCGCCATGTACGGCAAGCAGGCCATGGACAAGGGGCTGGAATTCTCCTGGGACATCGACCCCTCCGTTCCGGACCGGCTGTTCATGGACGCGCCCAAGGTGCGGCAGGTGCTCATCAACCTGCTCAACAACGCCCTGCGCTTCACCATGCACGGCGAGGTGGAGATGACCGTCTACGAGTGGGCCTGCGAAACAGCCCCGGACGGGAAAGGCCCCGCCGGGCTGGTGCTCTGCTTCCTCATCCGCGACACGGGCATCGGCATTCCCCCGGACAAGCTGCACGACATCTTCGAGGCCTTCAGCATCGGCGAGGACTTCATGACCAAGCGGCACAGCCGGGCCGGACTCGGACTGGCCATAGCCAACCAACTCGTCAAACGGATGGGCGGAACCATCTGGCTGGAAAGCGTCGTGGGACAGGGCTCGAACGTCTTCTTCACCGTGCCCTGCCGACCTTGCGGCGAGGAATGA
- a CDS encoding hybrid sensor histidine kinase/response regulator — MPTTLEREFAATARSFLLTFICLGLVTAAGVYTLYRQDVREKHTLLLREQTTAVNALSRSVIREMRSVYHDLRLLASHYELHDYLMTGKAESSHMLESEMIALARITDFYDQIRLLSPDGMELVRINYDNGSPKAVPHDQLQNKASRYYFQETAKLQQGDIYVSPFDLNVEHGRIEQPIKPMIRVGMSLRDKNGKLQAVLILNYLGQRLRDAVRRTALRASAVPIMLNKDGYYLLGPSPQDEWAFMYEGRETRSFAHARPQAWERISNTFNGQLEEPEGLYTYSTVFAAPPAAGARRGLDARQWKILSFVPAKVMNFHKERQEKYATLFLGGLLISLFAASMRARLVRSNVRARAHLETARQLAVDANRAKSEFLARMSHEIRTPMNAVIGMTYLALRTELTPKQQDYLRKIDLSAKSLLGIINEVLDFSKIESGQLVLEHTEFQLDNVVNNAVSIVSLNAEEKGLELVVMVRSEVPNNLLGDPHRLGQVLLNLLGNAVKFTEKGEVLLSVDLIERHGDTALLEFAVRDTGIGITPEQAKNLFHPFNQADGSITRKFGGTGLGLTISQRIVELMGGEITLDSAPGKGSRFSFRISAAIQPGKTRDQFLSPIEMRGMRILAVDDNNISRVVLTKILETFGFRCDAAESAFTALTLLEKAHTENDPYRLVVTDWRMPGMDGLDLAARIKSDEKLSPPPKVIMLTAHGQDEAMHRAEQLALDGFMLKPFNRSILFDTIMSLFISSKTEDTGVPPRVPRHQNAAGVPDAIQGAHLLLVEDNAINQQVALEILESAGLSADVAANGEEAVRMVFEKHYDALLMDIQMPGMDGYQATRMIRSSPEFDRLPIIAMTAHALSSDMKRCHAAGMNDYVAKPIDPDKLMLTLGRWVDVSRPQENVHPRPTEDDDICEGELCVQGVDVHGALTRLRGNKNLLIRLLRNFASECGDMLQDIERMLGKGQRAGAQRQIHALKGVAGNIGVVAVEKAATRLEGLLKDPEADLGFSLAELQEAIASFVQAMQLALPDVASPASPQKRRTPPNFEELPDLQGPLDELRELIELADISTE; from the coding sequence ATGCCGACCACTCTCGAACGTGAATTCGCCGCCACCGCGCGCAGCTTCCTGCTGACCTTCATCTGTCTCGGACTCGTCACCGCGGCGGGAGTCTATACCCTCTACCGCCAGGATGTCCGGGAAAAGCACACTCTCTTGCTCCGGGAGCAGACCACCGCTGTCAATGCGCTCTCCCGTTCCGTGATCCGGGAGATGCGCAGCGTCTACCACGACCTCCGCCTGCTCGCCAGCCACTACGAGCTGCACGATTATTTGATGACGGGAAAAGCCGAGTCCAGCCACATGCTCGAATCCGAGATGATCGCCCTGGCCAGGATAACGGATTTCTACGACCAGATCCGGCTGCTCTCCCCCGACGGAATGGAACTGGTGCGCATCAATTACGACAACGGCTCGCCCAAGGCAGTGCCGCACGACCAATTGCAGAACAAGGCCAGCCGCTACTATTTCCAGGAAACCGCAAAGCTTCAACAGGGAGACATCTACGTCTCCCCCTTCGACCTGAACGTGGAGCACGGAAGGATCGAACAGCCCATCAAGCCCATGATCCGCGTGGGCATGAGCCTGCGCGACAAAAACGGCAAACTCCAGGCCGTACTGATCCTCAACTACCTGGGCCAGCGTCTGCGCGACGCCGTGCGCAGGACCGCGCTCCGCGCCAGCGCCGTGCCCATCATGCTCAACAAGGACGGCTATTACCTGCTCGGCCCCAGCCCCCAAGACGAATGGGCGTTCATGTACGAAGGCCGCGAGACGCGCTCCTTCGCGCACGCCCGGCCCCAGGCCTGGGAACGTATCAGCAACACCTTCAACGGGCAGCTGGAAGAACCCGAAGGACTCTATACCTATTCCACGGTTTTCGCGGCTCCTCCCGCCGCAGGAGCGCGCCGCGGCCTGGACGCGCGGCAATGGAAGATCCTCAGCTTCGTTCCGGCCAAGGTGATGAACTTCCACAAGGAAAGGCAGGAAAAATACGCGACCCTTTTTCTCGGCGGCCTGCTCATATCCCTTTTCGCCGCGTCCATGCGCGCACGGCTGGTGCGCTCCAACGTCCGCGCCCGCGCCCACCTGGAAACCGCCCGCCAGCTCGCCGTGGACGCCAACAGGGCCAAGAGCGAATTTCTGGCGCGCATGAGCCATGAAATCCGCACGCCCATGAACGCGGTCATCGGCATGACCTATCTGGCCCTGCGCACGGAGCTGACCCCCAAGCAGCAGGACTATCTGCGCAAAATAGATCTCTCCGCCAAATCCCTGCTCGGCATCATCAACGAGGTTCTGGATTTCTCCAAGATCGAATCCGGCCAGCTCGTGCTCGAACACACCGAGTTCCAGCTCGACAACGTGGTCAACAACGCCGTGAGCATCGTGAGCCTGAACGCCGAGGAGAAAGGCCTCGAACTCGTGGTCATGGTCCGCAGCGAGGTGCCGAACAATCTCCTTGGCGACCCGCACCGGCTCGGCCAGGTTCTGCTCAACCTCCTGGGCAACGCCGTCAAATTCACCGAGAAAGGCGAAGTCCTCCTGAGCGTGGACCTCATTGAGCGCCACGGGGACACCGCACTGCTGGAATTCGCGGTGCGCGACACGGGCATCGGCATCACGCCGGAACAGGCCAAAAATCTCTTCCACCCCTTCAACCAGGCCGACGGCTCCATCACCCGCAAGTTCGGGGGAACCGGCCTGGGCCTGACCATCAGCCAGCGCATCGTGGAGCTGATGGGCGGCGAGATAACCCTGGACAGCGCTCCCGGCAAGGGCAGCCGGTTTTCATTCCGCATTTCCGCTGCAATCCAGCCCGGAAAAACCAGGGACCAGTTTCTATCGCCCATTGAAATGCGCGGGATGCGCATCCTCGCCGTGGACGACAACAACATCTCCCGCGTGGTGCTGACCAAGATCCTGGAAACGTTCGGATTTCGTTGCGACGCTGCGGAAAGCGCGTTCACGGCGCTTACGCTGCTCGAAAAGGCCCATACGGAAAACGATCCTTACCGCCTGGTCGTCACGGACTGGCGCATGCCCGGCATGGACGGACTCGACCTGGCCGCCAGGATAAAGAGCGACGAAAAGCTCTCCCCTCCTCCCAAGGTGATCATGCTCACCGCTCACGGCCAGGACGAAGCCATGCACCGGGCGGAGCAGCTCGCCCTGGACGGGTTCATGCTCAAGCCCTTCAACCGCTCGATCCTCTTCGACACCATCATGTCCCTGTTCATCAGCTCCAAAACGGAAGATACGGGGGTACCCCCGCGCGTTCCGCGCCACCAGAACGCCGCGGGCGTGCCCGACGCCATCCAGGGCGCGCATCTGCTGCTCGTGGAAGACAACGCCATCAACCAGCAGGTGGCGCTGGAGATTCTGGAAAGCGCGGGACTCAGCGCAGATGTGGCCGCAAATGGAGAAGAGGCCGTGCGCATGGTCTTCGAAAAGCATTACGACGCCCTGCTCATGGACATCCAGATGCCGGGAATGGACGGATATCAGGCCACGCGCATGATCCGCTCCTCGCCGGAATTCGACCGCCTTCCCATCATCGCCATGACGGCCCACGCCCTCAGCTCGGACATGAAGCGCTGCCATGCCGCGGGCATGAACGACTACGTGGCCAAGCCCATCGATCCGGACAAGCTCATGCTCACCCTCGGCCGCTGGGTGGATGTGAGCAGGCCGCAAGAAAACGTGCACCCGCGCCCCACGGAAGACGACGACATCTGCGAAGGGGAGCTCTGCGTCCAGGGCGTGGACGTCCACGGCGCCCTGACCCGCCTGCGGGGCAACAAGAACCTGCTCATCCGGCTCTTGCGCAACTTCGCCTCGGAATGCGGCGACATGCTCCAGGACATCGAGCGCATGCTCGGCAAGGGACAGCGGGCCGGAGCGCAGCGGCAGATACATGCGCTCAAGGGCGTGGCCGGAAACATCGGCGTGGTCGCCGTGGAAAAGGCGGCAACGCGGCTTGAAGGCCTGCTCAAGGATCCCGAAGCCGACCTCGGCTTTTCCCTGGCCGAATTGCAGGAAGCCATCGCGAGTTTCGTGCAGGCGATGCAACTCGCCCTTCCGGACGTGGCCTCCCCTGCTTCGCCCCAGAAAAGAAGGACTCCTCCGAACTTCGAGGAATTGCCGGACTTGCAGGGTCCGCTGGACGAGCTTCGAGAGCTCATCGAACTCGCGGACATCTCTACGGAATAA